From the genome of Acinetobacter sp. TR3:
CAGTACAAGATGCTGAAACAGTACGTTTATTGAAGCAAGCGGGTGCAATCGTAATTGGCAAAACTAATCTTGATCAGTTTGCAACAGGTTTAGTGGGAACTCGCTCTCCATATGGTTCTGTTGCAAATACTTTTAATTCTGAATATATCAGCGGTGGATCAAGTTCCGGTTCAGCAAGTGTGGTTGCGCGTGGATTTGTCCCATTTGCATTAGGTACAGACACCGCAGGTTCAGGACGTGTGCCCGCAGCGTTTAACAATATTGTGGGGCTAAAACCAACCAAAGGGCGGTTTTCAAATCGTGGTTTATTGCCTGCATGTAAAACTCTAGATTGTATTTCGATCTTTGCTTTAACCGTTGCAGATGCAGACTTGGTTGCAAATATTTTAGAAGCATATGATCCGTTGGATAGTTATTCACGTAAGCATCCAAAGAATGTTCCAGCGCATTTCTCTAGCAAATTAAAATTTGCCATTCCAGAAAAACTAAATTTCTTTGGTGATGAGCAATCAGAAAAAGTTTTTCAGCAAAATGTCCAACTACTTGAATCATTAAATGCTGAAATTACTAAAATTGATTTCGCAGATTTCGAGCAACTGGCAGCGCAACTTTATCAAGGGTCTTGGGTAGCAGAACGTACAGCAGCCGTTGAAGATTTACTCAACAGCAATACTGAAGATTTTGATCCAACGGTATTAGAAATTATTAAAAACGGCGAAAAATATTCAGCGGTGGATGCTTACAATGCAGAATATTTAAAACAGGATTTAGCTCGAAAAATCCAACAAAAATTGGCTGACTTTGATGCCTTAATTGTTCCAACCTCACCCACAATTTATACCATTGCACAGCTTCAACAAAATCCGATTGAATATAACGCTCATTTGGGAACATATACCAATTTTACTAATTTAGCCGATCTGAGTGCTTTGGCATTGCCAGCAGGATTTAGAGCAGATCATTTACCATTTGGTATCACTTTAATTGCGCCAGCTTGGCACGATGCAGCATTAGTTCATTTTGGTAAGGCTTGGCAAAACTAT
Proteins encoded in this window:
- the atzF gene encoding allophanate hydrolase, which encodes MHEIKTLGWTISEWQTAYSKNEIQLDTLKDLVASIDPQDNAWISIATVEQIEQQIQVINELSKEAESLEKQFPLYGVPFAVKDNIDVAGFVTTAACKALTTVAVQDAETVRLLKQAGAIVIGKTNLDQFATGLVGTRSPYGSVANTFNSEYISGGSSSGSASVVARGFVPFALGTDTAGSGRVPAAFNNIVGLKPTKGRFSNRGLLPACKTLDCISIFALTVADADLVANILEAYDPLDSYSRKHPKNVPAHFSSKLKFAIPEKLNFFGDEQSEKVFQQNVQLLESLNAEITKIDFADFEQLAAQLYQGSWVAERTAAVEDLLNSNTEDFDPTVLEIIKNGEKYSAVDAYNAEYLKQDLARKIQQKLADFDALIVPTSPTIYTIAQLQQNPIEYNAHLGTYTNFTNLADLSALALPAGFRADHLPFGITLIAPAWHDAALVHFGKAWQNYLALKLGALDKTLPLNSATPISQHHIRVAVVGAHLTGMPLNFQLTTRDAVHIETTTTSKNYALYALNGTVPPKPGLARQQDGQSIIVELWDVPTARFGEFVAEIPTPLGMGNVELEDGRWVKGFICEPYGIDDAENISHFGGWRAYIQHRNSQAANTAN